From the genome of Anopheles moucheti chromosome 3, idAnoMoucSN_F20_07, whole genome shotgun sequence, one region includes:
- the LOC128305494 gene encoding poly(rC)-binding protein 3 isoform X3 encodes MEDIKMVKIADINLSDDPAVTLTIRLIMQGKEVGSIIGKKGEIVKRFREESGAKINISDCSCPERIVTVSGSRSAIYKAFTLITKKFEEWCSQFQDNTNTQGKPQIPIRLIVPASQCGSLIGKGGSKIKEIREITGCSIQVASEMLPNSTERAVTLSGSAEAITQCIYHICCVMLESPPKGATIPYRPKPQVNGPVIVANGQAYTIQGNYAVPAQEVSGIAKNPLAGLAALGLAGAIPSNTGGLNPTALAALAGSQLRTNNNRNVAPVQSQSHEMTVPNDLIGCIIGKGGTKIAEIRQISGAMIRISNCEERDSGNTDRTITITGNPDSVALAQYLINMSFRSGDGGSNGSGSSSSILRPMTNTTMAAAAAAASVRNGNAVAAAAAAAAAAAAASGPGSAAGIGYNGMTPAVGTVAFPFLRYGLNLDRK; translated from the exons GAAGTCGGAAGCATTATCGGAAAAAAGGGCGAGATCGTCAAGCGGTTCAGAGAAGAG TCCGGCGCAAAAATCAACATATCAGACTGCTCGTGCCCGGAACGAATCGTGACGGTGTCCGGATCGAGAAGTGCGATCTACAAAGCCTTTACACTAATCACGAAGAAGTTCGAAGAG TGGTGTTCCCAGTTTCAAGACAATACGAATACACAGGGCAAACCACAAATTCCAATTCGTCTGATTGTACCAGCTAGTCAGTGTGGCTCTTTGATCG gaAAAGGTGGTTCtaaaatcaaagaaattcGTGAAATCACCGGCTGCTCGATACAGGTTGCAAGCGAAATGTTGCCAAACTCAACGGAACGAGCCGTTACGCTGAGCGGTTCCGCTGAAGCCATTACGCAATGCATCTATCACATATGCTGTGTCATGCTGGAG TCACCACCGAAGGGTGCCACAATTCCGTACCGGCCAAAGCCACAGGTGAATGGGCCGGTAATAGTGGCTAATGGTCAGGCGTACACCATTCAGGGTAACTACGCCGTCCCGGCACAGGAG GTTTCGGGAATCGCTAAAAATCCGCTTGCGGGTCTAGCAGCACTTGGATTAGCTGGTGCGATTCCCTCCAACACCGGTGGACTTAACCCAACTG CTCTCGCCGCTTTGGCCGGTTCTCAACTGCgaaccaacaacaaccgcaACGTAGCTCCAGTTCAGTCCCAATCACACGAAATGACCGTGCCAAACGACCTGATAGGTTGCATTATCGGTAAGGGTGGCACCAAGATTGCAGAGATCCGCCAGATTTCCGGCGCCATGATACGCATTTCCAACTGTGAGGAGCGCGACAGCGGCAACACAGACCGAACGATCACCATCACCGGCAACCCGGACTCGGTCGCACTGGCGCAGTATCTGATCAACATGAG CTTTAGaagtggtgatggtggtagcaatggcagcggcagcagcagcagtatccTCCGACCGATGACAAACACCACGATGGCggcagcggcggcggcggccaGCGTACGGAACGGCAATGCAGTGGCggcggcagcggcagcagcagctgcagcggcGGCCGCATCCGGTCCGGGCAGTGCGGCTGGCATCGGTTACAACGGCATGACACCGGCGGTCGGCACGGTTGCCTTTCCCTTTCTGCGCTACGGACTCAACCTAGATCGGAAGTAA
- the LOC128305494 gene encoding poly(rC)-binding protein 3 isoform X5, with the protein MEDIKMVKIADINLSDDPAVTLTIRLIMQGKEVGSIIGKKGEIVKRFREESGAKINISDCSCPERIVTVSGSRSAIYKAFTLITKKFEEWCSQFQDNTNTQGKPQIPIRLIVPASQCGSLIGKGGSKIKEIREITGCSIQVASEMLPNSTERAVTLSGSAEAITQCIYHICCVMLESPPKGATIPYRPKPQVNGPVIVANGQAYTIQGNYAVPAQEVSGIAKNPLAGLAALGLAGAIPSNTGGLNPTALAALAGSQLRTNNNRNVAPVQSQSHEMTVPNDLIGCIIGKGGTKIAEIRQISGAMIRISNCEERDSGNTDRTITITGNPDSVALAQYLINMRISMETAGMPIPGYHYITPNHIVKAPIH; encoded by the exons GAAGTCGGAAGCATTATCGGAAAAAAGGGCGAGATCGTCAAGCGGTTCAGAGAAGAG TCCGGCGCAAAAATCAACATATCAGACTGCTCGTGCCCGGAACGAATCGTGACGGTGTCCGGATCGAGAAGTGCGATCTACAAAGCCTTTACACTAATCACGAAGAAGTTCGAAGAG TGGTGTTCCCAGTTTCAAGACAATACGAATACACAGGGCAAACCACAAATTCCAATTCGTCTGATTGTACCAGCTAGTCAGTGTGGCTCTTTGATCG gaAAAGGTGGTTCtaaaatcaaagaaattcGTGAAATCACCGGCTGCTCGATACAGGTTGCAAGCGAAATGTTGCCAAACTCAACGGAACGAGCCGTTACGCTGAGCGGTTCCGCTGAAGCCATTACGCAATGCATCTATCACATATGCTGTGTCATGCTGGAG TCACCACCGAAGGGTGCCACAATTCCGTACCGGCCAAAGCCACAGGTGAATGGGCCGGTAATAGTGGCTAATGGTCAGGCGTACACCATTCAGGGTAACTACGCCGTCCCGGCACAGGAG GTTTCGGGAATCGCTAAAAATCCGCTTGCGGGTCTAGCAGCACTTGGATTAGCTGGTGCGATTCCCTCCAACACCGGTGGACTTAACCCAACTG CTCTCGCCGCTTTGGCCGGTTCTCAACTGCgaaccaacaacaaccgcaACGTAGCTCCAGTTCAGTCCCAATCACACGAAATGACCGTGCCAAACGACCTGATAGGTTGCATTATCGGTAAGGGTGGCACCAAGATTGCAGAGATCCGCCAGATTTCCGGCGCCATGATACGCATTTCCAACTGTGAGGAGCGCGACAGCGGCAACACAGACCGAACGATCACCATCACCGGCAACCCGGACTCGGTCGCACTGGCGCAGTATCTGATCAACATGAG AATTTCGATGGAAACTGCCGGAATGCCAATCCCAGGCTATCACTACATCACCCCGAATCACATCGTCAAAGCGCCGATCCATTAA
- the LOC128305494 gene encoding poly(rC)-binding protein 3 isoform X1: MEDIKMVKIADINLSDDPAVTLTIRLIMQGKEVGSIIGKKGEIVKRFREESGAKINISDCSCPERIVTVSGSRSAIYKAFTLITKKFEEWCSQFQDNTNTQGKPQIPIRLIVPASQCGSLIGKGGSKIKEIREITGCSIQVASEMLPNSTERAVTLSGSAEAITQCIYHICCVMLESPPKGATIPYRPKPQVNGPVIVANGQAYTIQGNYAVPAQEVSGIAKNPLAGLAALGLAGAIPSNTGGLNPTALAALAGSQLRTNNNRNVAPVQSQSHEMTVPNDLIGCIIGKGGTKIAEIRQISGAMIRISNCEERDSGNTDRTITITGNPDSVALAQYLINMSVELQKANLGDEAGAAAAATAQVTGAQPATAGIVPPSAAATLTAAASAAAAAAANQGVAGAGATGANAAAAAAAVTNPLATAIPLAQLLAKPGTLNALSSLSALGSLTDLLGNLSSGAAAVAPIQTTGVNRPKTTRMRSPNTNNSMNGDSSKKSERNKFSPY; the protein is encoded by the exons GAAGTCGGAAGCATTATCGGAAAAAAGGGCGAGATCGTCAAGCGGTTCAGAGAAGAG TCCGGCGCAAAAATCAACATATCAGACTGCTCGTGCCCGGAACGAATCGTGACGGTGTCCGGATCGAGAAGTGCGATCTACAAAGCCTTTACACTAATCACGAAGAAGTTCGAAGAG TGGTGTTCCCAGTTTCAAGACAATACGAATACACAGGGCAAACCACAAATTCCAATTCGTCTGATTGTACCAGCTAGTCAGTGTGGCTCTTTGATCG gaAAAGGTGGTTCtaaaatcaaagaaattcGTGAAATCACCGGCTGCTCGATACAGGTTGCAAGCGAAATGTTGCCAAACTCAACGGAACGAGCCGTTACGCTGAGCGGTTCCGCTGAAGCCATTACGCAATGCATCTATCACATATGCTGTGTCATGCTGGAG TCACCACCGAAGGGTGCCACAATTCCGTACCGGCCAAAGCCACAGGTGAATGGGCCGGTAATAGTGGCTAATGGTCAGGCGTACACCATTCAGGGTAACTACGCCGTCCCGGCACAGGAG GTTTCGGGAATCGCTAAAAATCCGCTTGCGGGTCTAGCAGCACTTGGATTAGCTGGTGCGATTCCCTCCAACACCGGTGGACTTAACCCAACTG CTCTCGCCGCTTTGGCCGGTTCTCAACTGCgaaccaacaacaaccgcaACGTAGCTCCAGTTCAGTCCCAATCACACGAAATGACCGTGCCAAACGACCTGATAGGTTGCATTATCGGTAAGGGTGGCACCAAGATTGCAGAGATCCGCCAGATTTCCGGCGCCATGATACGCATTTCCAACTGTGAGGAGCGCGACAGCGGCAACACAGACCGAACGATCACCATCACCGGCAACCCGGACTCGGTCGCACTGGCGCAGTATCTGATCAACATGAG CGTCGAGCTTCAGAAGGCGAATTTAGGTGACGAAGCAGGTGCCGCTGCCGCGGCCACGGCCCAAGTGACCGGTGCACAGCCGGCCACGGCCGGCATCGTACCGCCATCGGCAGCAGCCACGCTTACCGCGGCGGCATCCGCAGCCGCAGCGGCGGCCGCCAACCAGGGCGTTGCCGGTGCGGGCGCGACCGGTGCGAATgcggccgctgctgctgcggcggTCACAAACCCGCTGGCCACCGCCATACCGTTGGCGCAGCTGCTGGCCAAACCGGGCACGCTCAATGCGCTGAGCAGTCTGTCGGCACTCGGCAGCCTGACCGATCTGCTCGGCAATCTGTCCAGCGGGGCCGCCGCGGTAGCACCGATCCAGACGACCGGTGTTAATCGGCCCAAGACCACGCGTATGCGCTCTCccaacaccaacaacagcatGAACGGTGACAGCAGTAAGAAAAGCGAACGCAATAAGTTCAGTCCCTACTAG
- the LOC128305494 gene encoding poly(rC)-binding protein 3 isoform X2 — protein MEDIKMVKIADINLSDDPAVTLTIRLIMQGKEVGSIIGKKGEIVKRFREESGAKINISDCSCPERIVTVSGSRSAIYKAFTLITKKFEEWCSQFQDNTNTQGKPQIPIRLIVPASQCGSLIGKGGSKIKEIREITGCSIQVASEMLPNSTERAVTLSGSAEAITQCIYHICCVMLESPPKGATIPYRPKPQVNGPVIVANGQAYTIQGNYAVPAQEVSGIAKNPLAGLAALGLAGAIPSNTGGLNPTAPVQSQSHEMTVPNDLIGCIIGKGGTKIAEIRQISGAMIRISNCEERDSGNTDRTITITGNPDSVALAQYLINMSVELQKANLGDEAGAAAAATAQVTGAQPATAGIVPPSAAATLTAAASAAAAAAANQGVAGAGATGANAAAAAAAVTNPLATAIPLAQLLAKPGTLNALSSLSALGSLTDLLGNLSSGAAAVAPIQTTGVNRPKTTRMRSPNTNNSMNGDSSKKSERNKFSPY, from the exons GAAGTCGGAAGCATTATCGGAAAAAAGGGCGAGATCGTCAAGCGGTTCAGAGAAGAG TCCGGCGCAAAAATCAACATATCAGACTGCTCGTGCCCGGAACGAATCGTGACGGTGTCCGGATCGAGAAGTGCGATCTACAAAGCCTTTACACTAATCACGAAGAAGTTCGAAGAG TGGTGTTCCCAGTTTCAAGACAATACGAATACACAGGGCAAACCACAAATTCCAATTCGTCTGATTGTACCAGCTAGTCAGTGTGGCTCTTTGATCG gaAAAGGTGGTTCtaaaatcaaagaaattcGTGAAATCACCGGCTGCTCGATACAGGTTGCAAGCGAAATGTTGCCAAACTCAACGGAACGAGCCGTTACGCTGAGCGGTTCCGCTGAAGCCATTACGCAATGCATCTATCACATATGCTGTGTCATGCTGGAG TCACCACCGAAGGGTGCCACAATTCCGTACCGGCCAAAGCCACAGGTGAATGGGCCGGTAATAGTGGCTAATGGTCAGGCGTACACCATTCAGGGTAACTACGCCGTCCCGGCACAGGAG GTTTCGGGAATCGCTAAAAATCCGCTTGCGGGTCTAGCAGCACTTGGATTAGCTGGTGCGATTCCCTCCAACACCGGTGGACTTAACCCAACTG CTCCAGTTCAGTCCCAATCACACGAAATGACCGTGCCAAACGACCTGATAGGTTGCATTATCGGTAAGGGTGGCACCAAGATTGCAGAGATCCGCCAGATTTCCGGCGCCATGATACGCATTTCCAACTGTGAGGAGCGCGACAGCGGCAACACAGACCGAACGATCACCATCACCGGCAACCCGGACTCGGTCGCACTGGCGCAGTATCTGATCAACATGAG CGTCGAGCTTCAGAAGGCGAATTTAGGTGACGAAGCAGGTGCCGCTGCCGCGGCCACGGCCCAAGTGACCGGTGCACAGCCGGCCACGGCCGGCATCGTACCGCCATCGGCAGCAGCCACGCTTACCGCGGCGGCATCCGCAGCCGCAGCGGCGGCCGCCAACCAGGGCGTTGCCGGTGCGGGCGCGACCGGTGCGAATgcggccgctgctgctgcggcggTCACAAACCCGCTGGCCACCGCCATACCGTTGGCGCAGCTGCTGGCCAAACCGGGCACGCTCAATGCGCTGAGCAGTCTGTCGGCACTCGGCAGCCTGACCGATCTGCTCGGCAATCTGTCCAGCGGGGCCGCCGCGGTAGCACCGATCCAGACGACCGGTGTTAATCGGCCCAAGACCACGCGTATGCGCTCTCccaacaccaacaacagcatGAACGGTGACAGCAGTAAGAAAAGCGAACGCAATAAGTTCAGTCCCTACTAG
- the LOC128305494 gene encoding poly(rC)-binding protein 2 isoform X4 codes for MEDIKMVKIADINLSDDPAVTLTIRLIMQGKEVGSIIGKKGEIVKRFREESGAKINISDCSCPERIVTVSGSRSAIYKAFTLITKKFEEWCSQFQDNTNTQGKPQIPIRLIVPASQCGSLIGKGGSKIKEIREITGCSIQVASEMLPNSTERAVTLSGSAEAITQCIYHICCVMLESPPKGATIPYRPKPQVNGPVIVANGQAYTIQGNYAVPAQETCTVYPLAITGGLHAGISGLADPLLKGTHLQGAIPPHHLQPIPDVSGIAKNPLAGLAALGLAGAIPSNTGGLNPTGTAPPDPVPYCYCTKANAFQFISHAALAALAGSQLRTNNNRNVAPVQSQSHEMTVPNDLIGCIIGKGGTKIAEIRQISGAMIRISNCEERDSGNTDRTITITGNPDSVALAQYLINMRISMETAGMPIPGYHYITPNHIVKAPIH; via the exons GAAGTCGGAAGCATTATCGGAAAAAAGGGCGAGATCGTCAAGCGGTTCAGAGAAGAG TCCGGCGCAAAAATCAACATATCAGACTGCTCGTGCCCGGAACGAATCGTGACGGTGTCCGGATCGAGAAGTGCGATCTACAAAGCCTTTACACTAATCACGAAGAAGTTCGAAGAG TGGTGTTCCCAGTTTCAAGACAATACGAATACACAGGGCAAACCACAAATTCCAATTCGTCTGATTGTACCAGCTAGTCAGTGTGGCTCTTTGATCG gaAAAGGTGGTTCtaaaatcaaagaaattcGTGAAATCACCGGCTGCTCGATACAGGTTGCAAGCGAAATGTTGCCAAACTCAACGGAACGAGCCGTTACGCTGAGCGGTTCCGCTGAAGCCATTACGCAATGCATCTATCACATATGCTGTGTCATGCTGGAG TCACCACCGAAGGGTGCCACAATTCCGTACCGGCCAAAGCCACAGGTGAATGGGCCGGTAATAGTGGCTAATGGTCAGGCGTACACCATTCAGGGTAACTACGCCGTCCCGGCACAGGAG ACCTGCACAGTATATCCACTAGCCATTACCGGTGGCTTGCATGCGGGCATCTCCGGTTTAGCCGATCCATTACTAAAAGGAACACATCTACAGGGAGCGATACCTCCACATCATCTACAACCGATACCTGAT GTTTCGGGAATCGCTAAAAATCCGCTTGCGGGTCTAGCAGCACTTGGATTAGCTGGTGCGATTCCCTCCAACACCGGTGGACTTAACCCAACTG GAACGGCCCCCCCGGACCCGGTGCCGTATTGCTATTGTACTAAAGCTAATGCCTTTCAATTTATATCCCACGCAGCTCTCGCCGCTTTGGCCGGTTCTCAACTGCgaaccaacaacaaccgcaACGTAGCTCCAGTTCAGTCCCAATCACACGAAATGACCGTGCCAAACGACCTGATAGGTTGCATTATCGGTAAGGGTGGCACCAAGATTGCAGAGATCCGCCAGATTTCCGGCGCCATGATACGCATTTCCAACTGTGAGGAGCGCGACAGCGGCAACACAGACCGAACGATCACCATCACCGGCAACCCGGACTCGGTCGCACTGGCGCAGTATCTGATCAACATGAG AATTTCGATGGAAACTGCCGGAATGCCAATCCCAGGCTATCACTACATCACCCCGAATCACATCGTCAAAGCGCCGATCCATTAA